The Clostridium beijerinckii genomic sequence TTTTGCTTTACCTTTGCCACTTGCAGAAGGTCGAATACACAAAGTATGAATGACCATAATTTCGCTTGGTTTTGCCTTTGTAATCCACGAAATATTGTCATATTCTTTGGGTTGAATGCTATTAAGTACTACGCATCCATATATTCCGTCTTCGTCTTCACCAACAAACATTGTATTATTATCAATAGCACTCCTTGCATAATCAACTGTTGGATAAATCCCCTTTTGCCAATTTGTATAAGACACTGTTTGTTCTTCATAATCCAAAATCTCATTATATATCTTTTCTATTTCTAAAATATCATCTATAGTAGCAACCCTAACCATCGTCTTTCTCCTCCACAAATCACTATTTTTTCTTTCACTTATTATAACATATCTTGTAAATACCACACTTCGAAATTTTTAAATAGCATTTTATACCTTACCTAATAAATACTCTAATAGATAAAGAATTTTATTTATACTTTGCAATAAATACCATACTAGAAAGTAGAAACATTTTTATGCAGCAGGCATTGAAAATGAGCTGTTAAAAGCTCTTAATTGTAGGTTGTTCAACTAATGCTTGTCACAATTAAATTGGGAGCAAGCACTAGTGGTGCAACCTACAATTTAGCACTTTCAGCGAAATTTTCATAGTCCTGTGAAATAACAATGTTTTTACTTTCGGTGGATTATTGCACAAGTCTAGGTTATATACTATTTATCTATATGTGAAATAGAAATTTTGCTTATAAAAATAGAGCAGCTTTTAAACCACTCTATAAAATTATTTATTTAATTATTGTTTATGACTAAACGCTTACTACAATCTTATTTTGATTTACACCAGATCTACGTAAAAGTTGTTTCATTGCTTCACTCTTTACATAAAAGTTTGTATTTTTACATCCACCAAATGCACTCATTCCTATTTGAGTTACACTGTTAGGAATTGTCATGCTTGTTAAGTTAGTGCAACCTGCAAAAATACTAGGTTCTATAGATGTCAAACCACTTGGAATGTTTGCACTTGTTAAGTTTGAACATCCAATAAATGCACTATTTACTATACTTGTTACACTATCAGGAATTTTTATCTTTGTTAAGCCTGTACACCCTTCAAATGCTCTGTAATCTATAGTTTTTACACTATCAGGAATTTCTATGCTTGTTAGATTTGTACATTTACTAAACGCACTATTTCCTATAATTATTACACCACTGGGAATTGTATAATTTTTATCTACTTTTGCAGCCGGATAACATAGTATATTAGTTCCGTTTTTACTATATAACACTCCATCAACACTTTTATAACTTATATTATTATCATCTACAGATATATTTGCTAAGCTACTACAACCTATTAATGCTTTTTCCCCTATAGATTGAACGCTTGCTGGAATATTTAAGCTTGCCAAATTTGCACAGCCATAAAATGCAGAGTCTTCTATATTTGTCACACTATTAGGAATAATTATATTTTTAATATTATTGTGTTTATAAAATGCCTTATTACCTATGCCTGTTACTGCAACATTATCAATTTTATCTGGAATTACTACATTGCTGTCAGAACCTAGATATGCTACTATTTCACCTGATAATTTGCAAAAAGCCCATGCTCCATTTATTGTGACATTTGTAAATTGACCATCATCATTTAATCCAACTTTATCTCCAAAATCATTTGGCTTACCATGATCCATATAGCCTTGTGAATCAAAAAAATATAAATACCCATCTATTACTCTGAAACCTTCAGCCCATGAGTTTCCTTCTGTATACCACCAGCCTTTTGCATCCTTTTTCCATTCTGCATTTGCTCCTATCGGATTTAATGCCAATACTGAAGCTGCTACTAATGTAATAGCTATTACTTTTGTTAATTTTAATTTTTTCATATTTCTCTCCTATATCCCCTAAAACTTAATAAATATTAATAATATATTAAATTTTACCATTCCTATAAATAATTGTCTATAAATCTCTTAATCCTTTATAATAAATATAATAATCCTACTTGCATTGTCCCACTTTAAAGCTGCATAAAAAAATACCACATTTTCTAAATGCGATATTTCAATCTGTTATTTATTTTTGCTCGTAAATAATGATAAAATATTATAAAGATATAAGTTTTTTAGCAAAATCTTTTGCATTTTGAAAATCCTTATCATTTGGCCTGCCTTTAGCGATTCCACCGATTAATTTAAATGGTCCAAAAGTATCATAACCCTTGCATGCAAAACTACCAACAACATTAAACCCTTTTTCTTTTAGCTTTTGTTCAACAAAATCATTATATTTAACTTTACCCTGTCCACTCGTAGAAAAAACAAATACTTTTTTATTAGACAAAGTTGGTAACTTGTCAATTAACTCAAGAATATTTTTATGTAACTTCCCATAATATATTCCAGAACCAAAACCTATTAGATCATATTCATTTAATGTATTTATCTTTAAATTTCTTGTTTCTATTATATCAGCATTTATAGATTCGCCCATTGCCCTTACTATTTTTTCAGTATTACCATGATGTATAGATGAGTAGATTAATAAAACTTTCATATTAATATCCTCCTAAAAATATACTATAAACCAATTATAACATATTTTGTAAATATACAATTGTTCTGTTTTCATATATATTGCAATTCACAATGCACATCTCAAAATTCACAATTATAGCTAAAATTCTTGTAATATTTTTAGAATTATGATGAAGAATTATTTTTGCAACGTATATATTATGGTTAACAATATTTTAATTTAAATATTATTATCTAGATTTATTTTTAAAATATCTTCTTCTGTATTCTTCTTCACTTATACTTTCAATTAAAAATTTATCGAGCTGACAGGTAAAAATATTGTTATCCTAGTACCAATTCCTTTTCTGCTTAGTACAGAGAAATATCCTTTATGTCCATCAACAATCCATTTTGCTATAGATAATCCTAACCCAGTACCACCGTTCTTTCTAACTCTTGCTGTGTCAGCTCTAAAGAATCGCTCAAATATATGTGGTATGTCCTTTTCATCCATTCCTATACCATTATCCTGAATTGAAAGATAAGGTTCCCCTTTTTCATTTATTCCTGTTTTTAGCATTATAACTTCATTTTCTTCAGTATACTTAGCTGCATTTTCAATTAATATTCTAGCTGCCTGCTTAAGTAAACCAATATCACCCTGAACTATTATTTCTTCTGAACTATAGTATTCATATATGTGTTTTTCATCAATCATCTTCGACTCTTCAAGAACTTCATTCATCATATCATTTAGTAAAAACTCTTTAGAGTTAATCTGTGTTTTACCATTAATCCCTCGAGCTAAAAATAATAGCTGTTCTACTAGATTTTTCATATTTTCAGATTCACTTTTAATGGCTTCAATAGACTCATTTAATACACTTTCATCATTTTTTCCCCAACGATCCAGCATATTAGCATAACCTTGAATTACTGAAATTGGAGTCCTAAGTTCATGGGATGCATCAGAAACAAACCTTGCTTGTTGTTTGTAAGAATCTCTCATTCTTTCTAAAAGATTATTTATTGCCT encodes the following:
- a CDS encoding sensor histidine kinase, yielding MNKVSKSKNVTSIAIKLNSVFVRKLFSKFLWIDIFLILFLIGYWCIDLEINFYGEFLLNAKRTFIFFPIESSTYTVVFDNGKTMIKDASSYLYIIQRVVNSIAIIEGIFLLKEIIFGTMKIRRTLKPLDEIAQTASRLSNMTFDEEKFQNLEEAISKISPVISDERIYTGDSELHGLEEAINNLLERMRDSYKQQARFVSDASHELRTPISVIQGYANMLDRWGKNDESVLNESIEAIKSESENMKNLVEQLLFLARGINGKTQINSKEFLLNDMMNEVLEESKMIDEKHIYEYYSSEEIIVQGDIGLLKQAARILIENAAKYTEENEVIMLKTGINEKGEPYLSIQDNGIGMDEKDIPHIFERFFRADTARVRKNGGTGLGLSIAKWIVDGHKGYFSVLSRKGIGTRITIFLPVSSINF
- a CDS encoding flavodoxin family protein, with product MKVLLIYSSIHHGNTEKIVRAMGESINADIIETRNLKINTLNEYDLIGFGSGIYYGKLHKNILELIDKLPTLSNKKVFVFSTSGQGKVKYNDFVEQKLKEKGFNVVGSFACKGYDTFGPFKLIGGIAKGRPNDKDFQNAKDFAKKLISL
- a CDS encoding GNAT family N-acetyltransferase, producing the protein MVRVATIDDILEIEKIYNEILDYEEQTVSYTNWQKGIYPTVDYARSAIDNNTMFVGEDEDGIYGCVVLNSIQPKEYDNISWITKAKPSEIMVIHTLCIRPSASGKGKAKVMMEFIEKYSKEQGYKVIRLDTYEGNIPAATLYPKIGYVYVGTTKFHFQNVIWEDLKCFEKSL
- a CDS encoding leucine-rich repeat domain-containing protein; translated protein: MKKLKLTKVIAITLVAASVLALNPIGANAEWKKDAKGWWYTEGNSWAEGFRVIDGYLYFFDSQGYMDHGKPNDFGDKVGLNDDGQFTNVTINGAWAFCKLSGEIVAYLGSDSNVVIPDKIDNVAVTGIGNKAFYKHNNIKNIIIPNSVTNIEDSAFYGCANLASLNIPASVQSIGEKALIGCSSLANISVDDNNISYKSVDGVLYSKNGTNILCYPAAKVDKNYTIPSGVIIIGNSAFSKCTNLTSIEIPDSVKTIDYRAFEGCTGLTKIKIPDSVTSIVNSAFIGCSNLTSANIPSGLTSIEPSIFAGCTNLTSMTIPNSVTQIGMSAFGGCKNTNFYVKSEAMKQLLRRSGVNQNKIVVSV